A region from the Mycobacterium heidelbergense genome encodes:
- a CDS encoding acyl-CoA dehydrogenase family protein, whose translation MDLALDEETLAFQAEVRDFLSANAESIPTKSYDNAEGFAQHRHWDRVLFDAGLSVITWPKKYGGRDAPLLHWVVFEEEYFRAGAPGRASANGTSMLAPTLFAHGTEEQRDRILPKMASGEQIWAQAWSEPESGSDLASLRSTATRTDGGWLLNGQKIWSSRAPFAERGFGLFRSDPAAERHNGLTYLMFDLNAKGVTVRPIVQLGGDTGFGEIFLDDAFVPDEDVIGIPNDGWRAAMSTSSNERGMSLRSPARFLAAAERLVRLWKDGGSPEAFADRVADAWIKAQAYRLQTFGTVTRLAAGGELGAESSVTKVFWSDLDVAIHQTALDVLGADGELAGPWTEGLLFALGGPIYAGTNEIQRNIISERLLGLPREKK comes from the coding sequence CGATCCCGACGAAGTCCTACGACAACGCGGAAGGCTTTGCCCAGCACCGGCATTGGGACCGCGTGCTGTTCGACGCCGGACTGTCGGTGATCACCTGGCCGAAGAAGTACGGGGGCCGCGACGCGCCGCTGCTGCACTGGGTGGTGTTCGAGGAGGAGTACTTCCGCGCCGGGGCGCCGGGGCGGGCCAGCGCCAACGGCACGTCCATGCTGGCGCCGACGCTGTTCGCGCACGGCACCGAGGAGCAGCGGGACCGGATACTGCCCAAAATGGCCAGCGGCGAACAGATCTGGGCGCAGGCGTGGTCGGAGCCCGAATCCGGCAGCGACCTGGCGTCGCTGCGGTCCACCGCGACGAGGACCGACGGCGGCTGGCTGCTGAACGGGCAGAAGATCTGGAGCTCGCGGGCGCCGTTCGCCGAGAGGGGATTCGGGCTGTTCCGGTCCGACCCCGCGGCCGAGCGGCACAACGGCCTGACCTATCTCATGTTCGACCTGAACGCCAAGGGCGTCACCGTGCGACCGATCGTCCAGCTCGGCGGCGACACCGGCTTCGGCGAGATCTTCCTCGACGACGCCTTCGTGCCCGACGAGGACGTGATCGGCATACCCAACGACGGCTGGCGGGCCGCCATGAGCACGTCGAGCAACGAGCGCGGCATGTCGCTGCGCAGCCCGGCCCGCTTCCTGGCGGCCGCCGAGCGACTGGTGCGGCTGTGGAAGGACGGCGGCTCGCCGGAGGCATTCGCCGACCGGGTCGCCGACGCGTGGATCAAGGCGCAGGCCTACCGACTGCAGACCTTCGGCACGGTGACCAGGCTGGCCGCCGGCGGCGAACTCGGCGCCGAATCGTCGGTGACCAAGGTGTTCTGGTCCGACCTTGACGTGGCGATACACCAGACCGCGCTCGACGTTCTCGGCGCGGACGGCGAGCTCGCCGGCCCGTGGACCGAGGGCCTGCTGTTCGCGCTGGGCGGCCCGATCTACGCCGGTACCAACGAGATCCAGCGCAACATCATCTCCGAACGCCTGCTGGGCCTGCCGCGAGAGAAGAAGTGA